In the genome of Cryptomeria japonica chromosome 8, Sugi_1.0, whole genome shotgun sequence, one region contains:
- the LOC131043672 gene encoding UDP-glycosyltransferase 72B1 produces MEVQSEKRRPHVAIFPCVGVGHFVPTAQFAKRLCANHGFSATVITSKWMQPAKQVTYAHHLASSGIDIRFTELPDVDFHDEEDQQMKLETRMSKYMEKAAPHVGEILHSLLNSSSPISAFITDFFCTATFDVAAKLGIPTYVFFTSGARLLSLFLRFPRFALEHAVSFKDEEEYPIDVPGVPLFSARDLPTPAMDRSNEGFHWFVHHCSRLPEAAGILINTFEDLEKEALEALEGGKVLSSSAMPSIYSIGPVISERHETHECLEWLDQQPPSSVVYVSFGSGGFLSREQNAEVAHGLERSGHRFLWVVRGENKFITFNPNQVTDVSELLPEGFVSRTKDRGVVVPNWAPQIAILSHPSIGGFLSHSGWNSTLEGISYGVPMICWPLFAEQRFNMFMLVNHDKVGIDVKMERDGFVPRAEVERVVRALMEGEEGIKARENMRVLKEKAKLALMEGGSSYKSMAMAAARLVQE; encoded by the coding sequence ATGGAAGTGCAAAGTGAGAAGAGAAGACCTCATGTGGCCATTTTCCCATGCGTAGGAGTCGGCCATTTCGTCCCTACAGCGCAATTCGCAAAACGGCTTTGTGCTAACCACGGCTTTTCTGCAACCGTAATAACGAGCAAGTGGATGCAGCCAGCCAAGCAAGTTACATACGCCCATCACTTGGCATCTTCCGGCATTGACATCCGCTTTACAGAGCTTCCTGATGTCGACTTCCATGACGAGGAGGACCAGCAAATGAAGCTCGAAACTCGCATGTCAAAGTACATGGAGAAAGCAGCACCGCACGTTGGGGAAATTCTGCACTCTTTGCTCAACTCCTCTTCGCCCATCTCTGCTTTTATTACAGATTTCTTCTGCACCGCCACTTTTGATGTTGCAGCCAAGCTGGGCATACCCACTTACGTATTCTTCACGTCGGGTGCGCGTTTGCTTTCTCTTTTCTTACGCTTTCCCAGATTTGCTTTAGAGCACGCCGTGTCGTTCAAAGACGAGGAAGAGTATCCGATCGACGTACCAGGGGTTCCGCTATTTTCAGCGAGGGATCTGCCTACGCCAGCGATGGACAGATCCAATGAGGGGTTTCACTGGTTTGTCCACCATTGCTCTCGCCTTCCAGAAGCTGCTGGGATTCTGATAAATACTTTTGAGGACCTGGAAAAGGAAGCTTTAGAAGCCCTCGAAGGAGGTAAGGTTCTCAGCTCTTCTGCAATGCCATCAATATATTCAATTGGTCCTGTCATATCGGAGCGTCACGAGACACACGAGTGCCTCGAGTGGTTAGATCAACAACCTCCCTCCAGCGTTGTGTATGTTTCCTTTGGGAGTGGGGGTTTTCTGTCGAGGGAGCAGAATGCAGAAGTAGCGCATGGACTGGAAAGAAGCGGTCATCGGTTTCTGTGGGTGGTGCGCGGAGAGAATAAGTTCATAACCTTCAATCCCAACCAGGTTACGGACGTTTCAGAGCTTTTACCCGAGGGTTTCGTGAGTCGAACCAAAGACAGAGGAGTTGTGGTTCCCAATTGGGCTCCTCAAATTGCGATTCTCTCTCACCCGTCCATTGGAGGCTTCCTTTCTCACTCCGGTTGGAACTCCACACTAGAAGGCATTTCGTATGGGGTTCCCATGATCTGCTGGCCTCTGTTTGCTGAACAGAGGTTTAACATGTTTATGCTGGTTAACCACGACAAGGTAGGCATAGATGTGAAGATGGAGAGAGATGGGTTTGTACCGAGAGCGGAAGTGGAGAGAGTAGTGAGGGCACTGATGGAAGGAGAGGAGGGAATTAAAGCAAGGGAGAATATGCGTGTATTGAAGGAAAAGGCAAAGCTTGCGTTGATGGAAGGAGGGAGTTCGTACAAGTCCATGGCCATGGCCGCTGCTCGTTTAGTGCAGGAGTAG